Proteins from a genomic interval of Nitrospina gracilis Nb-211:
- a CDS encoding sulfite oxidase: protein MPGKKERGLFELYRDDPEKADWELWGREADPVSRRGFLKDAGLAFMALTVGAHIPHARFIPQGLIPVALAESKTTPVIEGKSGLIVHNDRPINAEPPPHLLDADFTPKEHFFVRNNGLPPGATDNPGAWTFTVDGEVRKPLTLTLDELKRKFKHHTLALQIECGGNGRAGFYPSAKGNQWRFGAIGCARFTGVRLCDVLNAASVKASAVYTGYYGDDLHLSGQPGKVSISRGTPIAKAMDEHTLIAWAMNDEPLPLLNGFPLRLVTPGWPGSTSPKWLKRIWVRDRVHDGMKMDHYRVPRHPVKPGTPVPLEDTVIIESMLVKSLITHPRTGIEIKKDQPLVLRGHAWAGDRSVAAMHVSVDFGATWQGAQLKEPVNRYAWQRWQTQVRFPMPGYYEVWARATDEAGVMQPMVVPGWNPSGYLNNAMHRIAVTVR from the coding sequence ATGCCCGGAAAAAAAGAACGCGGTTTGTTTGAACTGTATCGCGATGATCCCGAAAAAGCCGACTGGGAACTGTGGGGGCGCGAGGCCGACCCCGTCTCCCGCCGCGGTTTTTTGAAGGACGCCGGGCTCGCTTTCATGGCGCTCACCGTGGGCGCGCACATCCCTCACGCGCGGTTCATTCCTCAAGGGCTGATCCCCGTCGCGCTCGCCGAATCCAAAACCACTCCCGTCATCGAAGGCAAGAGCGGCTTGATCGTGCACAATGATCGACCGATCAACGCCGAGCCGCCGCCGCACCTGCTCGATGCCGACTTCACACCGAAAGAACATTTCTTCGTGCGCAACAACGGCCTGCCGCCGGGCGCGACCGACAACCCCGGCGCATGGACCTTCACCGTGGACGGCGAGGTGCGCAAGCCATTGACCCTCACCCTCGATGAATTGAAACGTAAATTCAAACATCACACGCTGGCGCTGCAGATCGAGTGCGGCGGCAACGGGCGCGCCGGATTTTATCCATCGGCGAAAGGCAACCAGTGGCGGTTCGGGGCCATCGGGTGCGCGCGCTTCACCGGCGTGCGTTTGTGCGATGTGTTGAATGCCGCGAGCGTCAAGGCCTCCGCCGTGTACACCGGCTATTATGGCGACGACCTGCACCTTTCGGGTCAGCCGGGCAAGGTGTCGATTTCCCGCGGCACGCCCATCGCCAAGGCGATGGACGAACACACGCTGATCGCGTGGGCGATGAACGACGAACCCCTGCCGCTTCTCAATGGGTTTCCGTTGCGGCTCGTCACGCCCGGCTGGCCGGGCTCGACGTCGCCCAAATGGCTGAAGCGCATCTGGGTGCGCGACCGCGTGCACGATGGCATGAAGATGGATCACTACCGCGTGCCGCGTCATCCGGTGAAGCCCGGCACGCCGGTGCCGCTGGAGGACACGGTGATCATCGAATCGATGTTGGTGAAGTCGCTCATCACGCATCCTCGAACCGGGATCGAAATCAAAAAAGACCAGCCGCTGGTTCTGCGCGGTCACGCCTGGGCGGGCGACCGGTCCGTGGCGGCAATGCATGTGTCGGTCGATTTCGGCGCCACCTGGCAGGGCGCGCAATTGAAAGAGCCGGTCAACCGCTACGCCTGGCAACGCTGGCAGACGCAGGTGCGGTTTCCCATGCCGGGGTATTACGAAGTGTGGGCGCGGGCGACGGATGAGGCGGGCGTCATGCAACCGATGGTGGTGCCGGGATGGAATCCATCTGGCTACCTCAACAATGCCATGCACCGCATCGCGGTGACCGTAAGATGA
- a CDS encoding ArnT family glycosyltransferase produces the protein MQNSQPQGKTDTEPSHCAAWWTLGVLALVLICRGAAAAVVPIMDETEARYAEIARKMVETGDWIMPQFDYGVPFWGKPPLSTWLSATGIALFGAGELGPRLPILILSAALLVLFWRFVKENEGSFTAHLATILLATSAIFLAAAGAVMTDMVLMFSLFVMMSACWRFTREWNPAHARWMFAGIGIGLLTKGLMVFAVGGLPIAVWLILTKKWKPFLKKLPWGTGLFITAVIAVPWYVAAEVRTPGFLHYFFIGEHFNRFLVPGWEGDRYGFAHAQPFGMIWGFYLLGLAPWIVLVPAACLLTLRKPEWMNFKDTGPQREWVLFLLCWVVVPALFLTFARNIIWTYSLPAAPPAAILLALSLRNVPDPSRILRHVHVATAVMMLGMMSYIFYAADKDASWPLPTHKGVVAEYHRVCEGNPDCRLWVFGERSFSAEYYMKGKARRTERVNFLLHDARGKKRDYLAARDHLLDRLHPSEKNHLQPVARFGDLVLWRVER, from the coding sequence ATGCAGAATTCTCAACCGCAAGGCAAGACCGATACGGAACCATCCCACTGCGCGGCGTGGTGGACGCTGGGGGTCCTGGCTCTGGTGCTGATCTGCCGCGGCGCGGCGGCGGCGGTGGTGCCCATCATGGACGAAACCGAGGCGCGCTACGCGGAGATCGCACGCAAGATGGTGGAGACGGGCGACTGGATCATGCCTCAGTTCGATTACGGCGTGCCGTTCTGGGGCAAGCCGCCACTCTCCACCTGGCTGTCGGCCACCGGCATCGCCCTGTTCGGCGCGGGAGAGCTGGGGCCGCGCCTGCCCATCCTGATCCTGTCCGCCGCCTTGCTGGTTCTCTTCTGGCGCTTCGTCAAGGAAAACGAAGGCTCGTTCACCGCTCACCTCGCAACGATCCTGCTCGCCACCAGCGCCATCTTTCTCGCCGCCGCCGGCGCAGTGATGACCGACATGGTGCTGATGTTCTCGCTGTTCGTCATGATGAGCGCCTGCTGGCGCTTCACGCGGGAATGGAATCCCGCGCACGCACGCTGGATGTTCGCCGGCATCGGCATCGGTCTTCTCACCAAGGGACTCATGGTGTTCGCAGTCGGGGGGCTCCCCATCGCCGTGTGGCTGATCCTCACCAAAAAATGGAAACCGTTTTTAAAGAAATTGCCGTGGGGAACGGGACTCTTCATCACCGCCGTCATCGCCGTGCCGTGGTACGTTGCGGCGGAGGTGAGGACGCCGGGCTTTCTCCACTATTTTTTCATCGGTGAGCATTTCAACCGCTTCCTGGTGCCGGGATGGGAAGGCGACCGCTACGGCTTCGCCCACGCGCAACCGTTCGGCATGATCTGGGGATTCTACCTGCTGGGACTCGCGCCGTGGATCGTGTTGGTTCCGGCGGCCTGCCTGCTCACCCTCCGCAAACCGGAGTGGATGAATTTTAAAGACACCGGACCGCAACGCGAGTGGGTGCTGTTCCTGTTGTGCTGGGTGGTTGTGCCCGCACTGTTTCTGACGTTCGCGCGCAACATCATCTGGACCTATTCGCTTCCCGCCGCTCCGCCCGCTGCAATCCTTCTGGCACTGTCCCTGCGCAACGTACCGGATCCATCCAGAATTTTGCGCCACGTCCATGTGGCAACAGCGGTGATGATGTTGGGAATGATGAGTTACATTTTTTATGCGGCGGATAAGGATGCGTCCTGGCCCCTGCCCACGCACAAAGGCGTGGTCGCGGAATACCACAGAGTGTGCGAAGGCAATCCCGACTGCCGCCTGTGGGTGTTCGGTGAACGCTCGTTTTCCGCCGAGTATTACATGAAGGGAAAAGCCCGGCGCACGGAACGGGTGAACTTCCTGCTTCACGACGCGCGCGGAAAGAAACGCGATTACCTCGCGGCACGCGATCACCTGCTCGACCGCCTGCATCCATCCGAAAAAAATCACCTGCAACCCGTGGCGCGTTTCGGCGACCTGGTACTGTGGCGGGTCGAACGCTGA
- a CDS encoding response regulator, producing MDILLIDRESDLLDLLEDLIRFASPQGGGWRIQKARKPEDAVQLALQSGPDLVVVDPRFSEKWGMSLIKTIRQVRPRTTVIVLCNCGSDLCSLYCRDRYREFGVDRHVDKTQGLLGIPGMVRELQRNAAVC from the coding sequence ATGGACATTTTGCTCATCGACCGAGAATCCGATCTGCTGGACCTGCTCGAGGATTTGATCCGGTTCGCCTCGCCGCAAGGCGGTGGCTGGCGTATTCAAAAAGCCCGCAAGCCGGAGGACGCGGTGCAGTTGGCGTTGCAGAGCGGTCCCGACCTCGTGGTCGTGGACCCGCGGTTTTCCGAGAAGTGGGGGATGTCGCTCATCAAAACCATCCGGCAGGTGCGGCCGCGCACGACGGTGATTGTTCTCTGCAATTGCGGAAGCGATCTGTGTTCGCTGTACTGTCGCGACCGTTACCGCGAATTCGGCGTGGACCGCCACGTGGACAAAACGCAAGGTCTGCTCGGCATCCCCGGAATGGTGCGCGAACTCCAGCGCAACGCCGCCGTCTGCTGA
- a CDS encoding response regulator, producing the protein MNVLLIDSDKNLLHLIEGLIEFSILTSHLKIETVDTPHQAAQMALQSGPEFVVIDPQFSKEWGMPLIKTLKEIQPNTVVFAFSNCLSEPCFGNCREQCLEAGADRHFDKAKDFLSVPQMIREKAKPR; encoded by the coding sequence ATGAATGTCCTACTGATAGACAGTGATAAAAACCTGCTCCATTTAATAGAAGGGTTGATCGAATTTTCGATTTTGACGTCGCATCTGAAAATCGAAACTGTGGATACACCTCACCAGGCGGCGCAAATGGCTTTGCAAAGCGGTCCGGAATTTGTGGTGATTGATCCACAATTTTCCAAGGAATGGGGCATGCCCCTCATTAAAACGTTGAAGGAAATCCAACCCAATACCGTCGTGTTTGCCTTCAGTAATTGTTTAAGCGAACCGTGCTTTGGCAATTGCCGGGAGCAATGTCTGGAAGCAGGGGCCGACCGGCATTTTGACAAGGCGAAAGACTTCCTGAGTGTCCCACAAATGATTCGGGAAAAAGCCAAACCGCGCTAG
- a CDS encoding GNAT family N-acetyltransferase yields MTSEYFPLSDPLFQFEGYHVRRFRHADAAAIARYANNFSIWKQLRDWFPHPYTREDAEEFVDQVTREYPPRTFAIATESEAIGTLGYHPGYDVHRHSAELGFWLAEPYHGKGIMTEAVRRFSDHLLDGGGLLRLWAGVFSNNPASMRVLEKAGFELEGVLKASVVKDGEVLDQHLYAKVRPRPVSSFDSLNE; encoded by the coding sequence ATGACTTCCGAATATTTCCCGTTAAGCGATCCGTTGTTTCAGTTCGAGGGTTATCACGTCCGGCGGTTCCGGCACGCCGACGCGGCGGCCATTGCTCGTTACGCCAATAATTTTTCCATCTGGAAACAACTGCGCGACTGGTTTCCGCACCCCTACACGCGGGAGGACGCGGAGGAGTTTGTCGACCAGGTGACGCGCGAATACCCGCCGCGCACGTTCGCCATCGCGACGGAAAGCGAGGCCATCGGCACCCTCGGTTACCATCCCGGCTATGACGTGCACCGGCATTCGGCGGAACTGGGATTCTGGCTGGCCGAACCGTACCACGGCAAAGGCATCATGACCGAAGCCGTCCGGCGGTTTTCCGATCACCTGCTGGATGGCGGAGGTTTGCTCCGGCTGTGGGCGGGCGTGTTTTCCAACAACCCCGCCTCCATGCGTGTGCTGGAGAAGGCCGGGTTCGAACTGGAAGGGGTTCTGAAAGCCAGCGTGGTGAAAGACGGCGAGGTCCTCGACCAGCACCTGTACGCCAAAGTGCGGCCGCGTCCCGTGTCCTCTTTCGATTCATTGAATGAGTAG